The Xenopus tropicalis strain Nigerian chromosome 7, UCB_Xtro_10.0, whole genome shotgun sequence genome includes a region encoding these proteins:
- the pou2af1 gene encoding POU domain class 2-associating factor 1, with translation MHWQKSVNSEQQKNSPARPYLGVRVKEPVKELLKRKRGNCSNGNTMTPTVPSSYQTYPTCTPIVSNLTDLPYVDMDIPTTALPLHDEGALYTGWISQPPSAAFQPLTQWTTCPEYISHETVSCPYTGDMYVQPMCQGYTVVGPPSVLTYTSQPLLTNFAARSANPGVATQIEYTDHQGPLTYIPWAQPIATLPGATHTIPYQTTSTTFQGTQFVPIPISLPEPVQQDLDDTRRVTNDLPMEKLLQENEDNESYALSHALSIEGL, from the exons cTGTGAATTCAGAGCAACAGAAAAACAGCCCAGCCCGTCCATACCTCGGAGTACGCGTGAAAGAACCAGTAAAAGAACTCCTGAAAAGGAAGAGAGGGAACTGCAGCAATGGGAATACCATGACTCCCACT gtACCTTCATCTTACCAGACATATCCAACCTGCACACCAATTG TTTCAAATCTTACAGATTTGCCTTATGTTGATATGGATATACCCACAACAGCATTGCCTCTCCATGATGAAGGAGCCCTATACACTGGCTGGATCTCTCAGCCACCATCTGCAGCTTTTCAACCATTGACTCAATGGACAACGTGTCCAGAATACATTTCGCATGAAACTGTTAGTTGCCCATACACAGGTGATATGTATGTACAGCCAATGTGCCAAGGTTATACTGTGGTTGGACCTCCATCAGTGCTGACTTACACCTCCCAACCTCTTCTAACAAACTTTGCA GCAAGAAGTGCAAATCCAGGTGTTGCTACACAAATTGAATATACAGATCATCAAGGGCCTCTCACTTATATTCCATGGGCCCAACCAATTGCAACACTGCCTGGAGCAACACATACAATTCCGTACCAGACAACTTCAACAACATTTCAAGGAACCCAGTTTGTTCCCATACCCATTTCACTACCAGAGCCAGTGCAGCAAGATCTTGATGATACAAGAAGAGTTACTAATGATTTGCCAATGGAGAAACTACTGCAGGAAAATGAAGATAATGAGTCATATGCCCTAAGTCATGCCCTTTCAATTGAAGGGCTCTAA